The following are encoded together in the Roseivirga misakiensis genome:
- a CDS encoding ABC transporter ATP-binding protein: MEQEKEKVKSGNLIDFQVLRRLFRFAEPYKKQFYLLVFLTIFMALLAPIRPELVRRAIDNYVPEGDYDGLVFMTTILIVHLVLSAIVQYSHTYLSGWVGQVIIKDVRVKLYEHLLKLKLKFFDKTPIGRLVTRNVSDIETLSNVFSEGIAALIGDLLQLVVLMIVMFVTDWRLTLVSLSSLPLLIFSTYIFKEKIKVTFNQVRNAVSNLNSYVQEHVTGMNIVQIFNAEKREMEKFKEINEEHKKAHIKSVLYYSIYFPVAEIIQAVAIGMAVWYGARGILVSINTGPGVIIAFIIYIQMFFRPIRMIADRFNTLQMGIVSSNRIFDLLDSKENIADQGTYEPKEIRGKVSFKNVWFAYNDEDYVLKDISFEVKEGETIALVGATGAGKSSVINLLSRFYEINKGDIEIDDRNLAEFDLGALRSHIGVVQQDVFLFSDTIRQNITLGNPDIPDEKMREAAKLVGVDKLIERLPGGYDYNVMERGSTLSVGQRQLISFVRAMVYDPKIIVLDEATSSVDTETEELIQSAIEVLMKGRTAIVIAHRLSTIQGADKIIVLDKGEVKEIGSHQELIDHNGFYANLYQMQYKEVVT; the protein is encoded by the coding sequence TTGGAACAAGAGAAAGAAAAAGTAAAAAGTGGTAACCTGATCGATTTTCAGGTGTTGAGAAGACTGTTTCGGTTTGCTGAGCCATACAAGAAACAGTTTTACCTTTTGGTGTTCTTGACCATATTCATGGCCCTTTTGGCACCTATTCGCCCTGAACTTGTCCGAAGAGCCATTGATAATTATGTGCCAGAGGGAGACTATGATGGTCTAGTTTTTATGACCACCATTCTGATCGTGCACCTCGTCCTCTCCGCAATTGTACAATACTCCCATACCTATTTGTCGGGGTGGGTTGGTCAGGTAATAATCAAAGATGTTCGCGTAAAACTCTATGAGCACCTGCTCAAGCTTAAACTCAAATTTTTCGATAAAACTCCTATTGGCCGACTGGTTACCAGGAATGTTTCGGATATCGAGACGCTCTCCAATGTGTTCAGTGAGGGAATTGCCGCGCTTATTGGAGATTTACTTCAACTGGTTGTGTTAATGATCGTGATGTTTGTGACAGATTGGAGGCTAACACTGGTTAGTTTATCGTCCTTACCGCTCTTAATTTTCAGCACATATATTTTCAAGGAAAAAATAAAAGTTACTTTCAATCAAGTCCGTAATGCCGTTTCCAATCTTAATTCCTATGTTCAGGAACATGTAACAGGAATGAATATCGTCCAGATTTTTAACGCCGAAAAGCGAGAAATGGAGAAATTCAAAGAGATCAACGAAGAGCACAAAAAGGCACATATCAAGTCAGTACTTTACTATTCGATCTATTTTCCGGTGGCTGAAATCATACAAGCCGTCGCGATAGGGATGGCAGTTTGGTATGGGGCTAGGGGTATTTTGGTGAGTATAAACACAGGGCCAGGCGTGATCATTGCCTTTATCATTTACATTCAGATGTTCTTTAGACCCATCCGAATGATTGCCGATCGGTTTAATACGCTTCAAATGGGTATAGTAAGTTCTAATCGGATCTTCGATCTTCTGGATAGTAAAGAAAATATAGCTGACCAAGGCACTTATGAACCAAAAGAAATTCGAGGAAAAGTCTCGTTTAAGAATGTTTGGTTTGCCTACAACGATGAGGATTACGTCTTAAAAGACATTTCGTTTGAGGTAAAAGAAGGAGAAACGATCGCTTTGGTAGGGGCTACTGGCGCAGGGAAGTCATCGGTAATTAATCTCTTGTCTCGGTTTTACGAAATTAATAAGGGTGATATTGAAATCGATGATCGAAATCTAGCTGAGTTTGACCTGGGAGCATTGAGAAGCCATATTGGGGTTGTTCAGCAGGATGTATTCTTATTTTCCGATACCATTCGCCAAAATATTACGCTTGGCAACCCTGATATTCCAGATGAAAAAATGCGAGAGGCAGCCAAGTTGGTTGGCGTGGATAAGTTGATCGAAAGACTGCCTGGCGGATATGACTACAACGTGATGGAAAGAGGCTCCACTTTGTCAGTTGGCCAGCGTCAGTTGATTTCTTTTGTAAGGGCCATGGTTTATGACCCAAAGATCATAGTTCTAGATGAAGCTACGTCATCAGTGGATACGGAAACGGAAGAATTAATACAAAGTGCTATAGAAGTGCTTATGAAAGGGAGGACTGCCATAGTAATAGCACATAGACTTTCTACCATTCAGGGTGCTGATAAAATCATAGTTTTAGACAAAGGTGAAGTGAAGGAAATTGGTAGTCATCAAGAACTTATTGATCATAATGGGTTTTATGCCAACCTTTATCAAATGCAATACAAAGAAGTAGTTACATGA